A genome region from Tolypothrix sp. PCC 7712 includes the following:
- a CDS encoding glycosyltransferase family 2 protein, giving the protein MKITVIIPIYNRSKMLTQALESLRWQSYKDFVVMICDDASTANLQEVVNKFPDLNIEYLRYDMNVGQFANAMRGVERCQTQFIKFLYSDDLLFPNALEKQVKALEDSPNTAVCLGEYIEFKEENNDISLYNIISPYIPELRTRKQWARLEEYAGFIPSACMYRTEFFRNIGGFHTALPGIGDWEIFVALSYKYSVVAIDEPVCAMRLHSDQVTKKCGVDSDAIYIKDVLWMTSNSNHYRERLGLPLSQQFFLRLDQCWVSLRSIVSAQNKFALLKKWLGIFSSNKMLIPFILAFPWFVVLKILRKPKLKTDGDDALNKEEYENYICSIVFDNSSVILSK; this is encoded by the coding sequence ACTACGATGGCAGAGTTATAAAGATTTCGTGGTGATGATTTGCGATGATGCATCCACAGCTAATCTCCAAGAGGTAGTAAACAAGTTTCCTGATTTAAATATTGAATATCTTCGTTATGACATGAATGTGGGACAGTTTGCAAATGCCATGCGTGGTGTAGAACGATGTCAAACACAATTTATCAAATTTCTTTACAGTGATGATCTTCTTTTTCCTAACGCTTTAGAAAAACAAGTTAAGGCTCTTGAAGATTCACCTAATACAGCAGTTTGTCTAGGAGAATACATAGAATTTAAGGAAGAAAATAATGATATTAGTTTATACAATATTATTTCTCCTTATATACCTGAATTAAGAACTAGAAAACAGTGGGCAAGGTTAGAAGAGTATGCTGGATTTATCCCCAGCGCTTGTATGTATCGTACGGAGTTTTTTCGCAATATAGGAGGATTTCACACTGCTCTTCCAGGTATAGGCGATTGGGAAATATTTGTTGCTTTGTCATATAAATATTCAGTGGTTGCAATTGACGAACCTGTTTGTGCGATGCGCTTACATAGCGATCAAGTGACAAAAAAATGTGGGGTAGACTCAGATGCCATCTATATCAAAGATGTATTATGGATGACATCCAATTCTAATCATTACAGAGAAAGGCTCGGTCTACCATTGTCTCAGCAGTTTTTTCTGCGACTCGATCAATGCTGGGTGAGTTTGCGTTCTATTGTTTCAGCACAGAATAAATTTGCATTACTGAAAAAGTGGTTAGGAATTTTTTCCTCTAATAAAATGCTGATACCATTTATTTTAGCTTTCCCTTGGTTTGTAGTTTTGAAGATTTTGCGGAAACCGAAGTTAAAGACAGATGGGGATGATGCTCTCAATAAAGAGGAATATGAGAATTATATATGCTCGATTGTTTTTGATAATTCTTCAGTCATTTTATCAAAATAA
- a CDS encoding glycosyltransferase family 4 protein — translation MKLCWLLPNDKSGGISPVALSCCRQAAQTGYETTMLFLNKPSWLTSNQFQVSSLGLTNGATETPKMLLQWLEQNPQDVLFFNGCEEFDVIIPYLPAKIKCVYVVHDTAPSYWLRAIAQEDALEAIVAVSETVASKFRHQLKRSDKLSVIYNGCVFPEIEKLNYVRQDDLVFLGGENPTKGAFDILNLWKSLIKLGFKGKLHWFGNITPKFISKIRQLPNSEQIKIYGYVPRDVIFSIAASAKVILMLSRVEPFGMATIEAMGMGCIPVAWDVETGTKEIATANKTGLYAPLGDTQDLAQKVIFACENYPAFNHAVIECARSKFNETVMWKGYESLIAKISTLPAINRSKQGQQPALYQPPIRRFQLLPTGLRAVIRELIGRSPTLGYWVRDLRGW, via the coding sequence ATGAAACTTTGCTGGCTACTCCCTAATGATAAAAGTGGGGGCATATCTCCGGTAGCATTATCCTGTTGTCGTCAAGCTGCACAAACTGGATATGAAACCACGATGTTGTTTCTCAATAAACCTTCGTGGCTTACAAGTAATCAGTTTCAAGTATCATCATTAGGTTTAACCAATGGTGCAACAGAAACACCCAAAATGCTGCTGCAATGGTTAGAACAAAATCCTCAAGATGTGTTATTTTTTAACGGCTGTGAGGAATTTGATGTAATTATTCCTTACTTACCTGCCAAGATTAAATGTGTTTACGTTGTCCATGATACAGCTCCTTCCTATTGGTTGAGAGCTATAGCACAAGAGGATGCTTTAGAAGCAATTGTGGCTGTGTCTGAGACTGTAGCAAGTAAGTTTCGACACCAGTTAAAACGCTCAGATAAATTATCTGTAATTTATAATGGTTGCGTTTTTCCGGAAATAGAAAAATTAAATTATGTTAGGCAAGATGATTTAGTTTTTTTAGGTGGTGAAAATCCAACAAAGGGAGCCTTTGATATTCTAAATTTATGGAAATCTCTGATTAAATTGGGTTTTAAAGGCAAGCTGCATTGGTTTGGTAATATTACACCAAAATTTATTAGTAAAATTAGGCAATTACCTAATTCTGAGCAAATTAAAATTTATGGTTATGTGCCAAGAGATGTAATTTTCTCCATTGCTGCATCAGCAAAAGTTATCCTGATGTTAAGTAGAGTTGAACCCTTTGGGATGGCCACTATTGAAGCAATGGGTATGGGATGTATACCAGTTGCTTGGGATGTGGAAACTGGTACTAAAGAAATAGCCACAGCCAATAAAACAGGATTATATGCTCCTTTAGGTGACACCCAGGATTTAGCTCAAAAAGTTATCTTTGCTTGTGAGAATTATCCAGCTTTCAATCATGCTGTGATTGAATGTGCTAGGTCAAAATTTAATGAAACAGTAATGTGGAAAGGTTATGAATCTTTGATTGCAAAAATTTCCACTCTTCCAGCCATAAATAGAAGTAAACAGGGTCAACAACCCGCTTTATATCAACCTCCTATCCGTAGGTTTCAACTTTTACCTACAGGTTTACGTGCTGTAATTAGAGAATTGATTGGGCGATCGCCTACTCTTGGCTACTGGGTACGTGATTTGCGAGGGTGGTAA
- a CDS encoding right-handed parallel beta-helix repeat-containing protein produces the protein MQRRKFLSLFGLSSLTSLLSVLLTNYLSKAAQKLTNKTNIAQIQNLPTNYVNVRAFGPLISGITNLDYIIKANTETIQAAINTVGVNGGGNIYIPQGIYQIAPLNLNTQEPCSLLINYDNITLFGDGIGKTILQSRGDYSLIDGRVVRGHGILIKGTLDSFNPRKNVTIKNLELNGGIKGFTGNRNWPADPTNGDGWDLTHKGIALDFNTNLDNITLDSISVHNFRGELIYGGGGGIRKLTISKTQLKSSNASLLSLDADLTVTECEFSETATAWVENAPIAPNKSYQFHKCVFKDSIYQGLVIGQGNFPDNHNKIITECSFSNSPDGVCAFNGVSNLVIKNNYFNDCRNCFITSGKNQNIEFYLNKIKGNTVGVTAANLSGNLTNIIIKNNVLTASDIDKRACIYYWGDFQNIVIEDNIFENCRTPEQSSNITNERPLFRNNKYFNVDRRDLQGKSNFWQEPPYIIEPKFEEVLVENNTKNRVIQVSMSIDKYVDGQEVMIMVDGSRGQIKFPKKSSKIQCRKERYLRYKDDKLQLRFQKADNKWYEIAYSSHTSSTDNNV, from the coding sequence ATGCAGCGTCGTAAATTTTTAAGTTTGTTTGGATTAAGCTCTTTGACTAGTCTTTTATCTGTTCTGTTGACAAATTATTTATCAAAAGCAGCACAGAAACTTACTAATAAAACTAATATTGCACAAATTCAAAACTTACCAACCAACTACGTAAATGTCAGGGCGTTTGGCCCACTTATTAGTGGTATTACTAATCTAGACTATATTATTAAGGCTAATACAGAAACTATTCAAGCTGCTATTAATACAGTAGGTGTAAATGGTGGAGGAAATATATATATACCTCAAGGAATATATCAAATAGCACCACTTAATTTGAATACTCAAGAGCCGTGTTCGCTGTTAATTAACTATGACAATATTACCTTGTTTGGTGATGGAATTGGTAAAACCATTCTTCAAAGTCGAGGGGATTACTCTTTAATTGATGGTAGAGTCGTTAGGGGTCATGGAATATTAATTAAAGGAACACTTGATTCGTTTAACCCTAGGAAAAACGTTACCATTAAAAATTTGGAATTAAATGGTGGAATTAAAGGATTTACAGGTAATCGTAATTGGCCTGCTGACCCGACTAATGGTGATGGTTGGGATCTTACTCACAAAGGAATTGCCTTAGATTTCAATACAAATTTAGACAATATAACTTTAGATTCTATTTCCGTACATAACTTTAGAGGTGAACTGATTTACGGTGGTGGAGGGGGAATTAGAAAATTAACTATATCAAAAACTCAATTAAAGAGTTCTAATGCTTCACTACTCAGTCTAGATGCAGACCTGACAGTTACGGAATGTGAATTCTCTGAAACTGCTACGGCATGGGTAGAAAATGCTCCGATAGCTCCCAACAAAAGTTATCAATTTCATAAATGTGTTTTTAAAGATTCTATTTATCAGGGTTTAGTGATAGGACAGGGCAATTTTCCTGATAATCACAACAAAATTATTACTGAATGTTCATTTTCTAACTCTCCTGATGGGGTTTGTGCTTTTAATGGAGTGAGTAATTTAGTTATCAAAAACAACTATTTTAATGATTGTAGAAATTGTTTTATTACTAGCGGTAAGAATCAAAACATAGAATTTTATTTAAATAAAATAAAAGGTAATACAGTAGGAGTAACAGCGGCAAATCTTTCTGGTAATTTAACGAATATAATTATTAAAAATAATGTTCTGACTGCAAGTGATATAGATAAAAGAGCTTGTATTTATTATTGGGGCGATTTCCAGAATATAGTTATAGAAGACAATATATTTGAAAACTGCCGCACTCCTGAGCAATCTTCTAACATAACCAATGAGCGACCATTATTCCGTAATAATAAATACTTCAATGTAGACAGAAGAGACTTACAAGGAAAATCTAACTTTTGGCAAGAACCTCCATATATTATAGAGCCAAAATTTGAAGAAGTCTTAGTAGAAAATAATACAAAAAATCGAGTAATTCAAGTCAGCATGAGTATTGATAAATATGTTGACGGGCAGGAGGTGATGATTATGGTTGATGGTAGCCGTGGGCAAATTAAATTTCCTAAAAAATCTAGTAAAATCCAATGTCGAAAAGAGAGATATCTAAGATATAAAGATGACAAATTACAATTAAGATTTCAGAAAGCTGACAATAAGTGGTATGAAATCGCTTATTCAAGTCACACTTCATCAACCGATAACAATGTTTGA
- a CDS encoding glycosyltransferase family 4 protein, with product MFDKSSSWLCCQIGAREHYALPRALHQAGELTNLITDAWISPNSVINRLPPGWLTNLRERFHPDLATASVTSFTDSLINFEIAQRIQKTSGWQRVITRNNWFQKLALQSLKAINPKLKSRTILFSYSYAALELFRYAKSQGWYTILGQIDPGEVEEKLVLEAHSKYPAYQSSCEAAPPNYWQNWQEECLLADKILVNSNWSNQALQQLGIPEEKINIIPLAYQPPIEAHNFVRTYPANFSVERPLRVLFLGQVILRKGIAALLEAAEILHSEPIEFWIVGSQGIPLPQYSHSKINWVGAVSRSATARYYQMADVFIFPTLSDGFGITQLEAQAWNLPIIASKFCGEVVKDNINGLILPEVTASAIAQKLQFCLNNPQKLEALSQKSTDTAVFNLDKLQHSLQILPYAVS from the coding sequence ATGTTTGACAAATCTTCATCCTGGCTATGTTGCCAAATAGGTGCACGAGAGCATTATGCTCTGCCTAGGGCTTTACATCAAGCAGGAGAACTTACTAACCTGATCACGGATGCTTGGATTTCACCTAATTCTGTAATTAATAGACTGCCTCCAGGTTGGTTAACAAATTTGCGGGAACGGTTTCATCCAGATTTAGCCACGGCATCTGTAACATCCTTTACTGACTCTTTAATTAACTTTGAAATAGCTCAAAGAATTCAAAAAACTTCTGGATGGCAGCGTGTGATTACCAGGAATAACTGGTTTCAAAAACTTGCATTACAATCACTCAAAGCCATCAACCCAAAACTCAAATCTCGCACTATATTATTTTCTTATAGCTATGCAGCTTTAGAACTATTTCGCTATGCTAAATCTCAAGGATGGTACACTATTTTAGGTCAAATTGATCCTGGAGAAGTAGAAGAGAAATTAGTTCTAGAAGCACATTCTAAATATCCTGCCTATCAATCTAGTTGCGAGGCTGCACCACCCAATTATTGGCAAAATTGGCAAGAAGAATGTTTATTAGCTGACAAGATTTTAGTTAACTCTAATTGGTCAAATCAAGCGTTACAGCAATTAGGTATACCTGAAGAAAAAATTAACATCATTCCGCTTGCCTATCAACCACCAATCGAAGCACATAATTTTGTACGTACCTATCCAGCTAACTTTTCGGTAGAACGTCCACTGAGGGTGCTATTTTTAGGGCAAGTCATATTGCGAAAAGGTATTGCTGCACTGTTAGAAGCAGCAGAAATTTTACATAGTGAACCAATTGAATTTTGGATAGTTGGTTCTCAAGGTATTCCTCTACCTCAATATTCTCATTCCAAGATAAATTGGGTAGGTGCAGTGTCTAGAAGTGCCACAGCCAGGTATTATCAAATGGCAGATGTATTTATATTTCCTACTCTCTCTGATGGATTTGGAATTACGCAACTAGAAGCACAGGCTTGGAATCTACCCATAATTGCTTCCAAATTTTGTGGTGAAGTAGTGAAAGATAACATTAATGGATTAATTTTGCCAGAAGTTACAGCATCTGCGATCGCACAGAAGTTGCAATTTTGCCTGAATAATCCTCAAAAACTAGAAGCATTATCCCAAAAATCCACCGACACTGCTGTTTTTAATTTGGACAAATTACAGCATTCGCTCCAAATTCTGCCCTATGCTGTCTCTTAG
- a CDS encoding glycosyltransferase, producing MSSRTVLLISSNSSERGGGERYLVYLNQGLRLLNYEVHVLLSTVSYMDNWASLLATEKAHVHRINLTGLRSRPLRFMQSILDKNQQLKLAQLCKQISPDAILINQQYDEDGLDYIAGALMANVAPVGGTMHMPMTGNKHQRPLGKLRGQLLRQWYKKHPYSLILVSQGSQKEFENYYSYPRPTKIVNYGCPFPEITASHPPLPSSWVEPLPIIGFSGQFVYQKNLSLLLNAWLYTIKQGVKSRLLLIGDGPERNNLEQYLRNHAPENTWHITGWQQHPEAYLSVLDIYTMTSHFEGLPLALLEAAGRGVPTVVTNFNGAVDVAERASWVSIATNPNPESVGQALIKSINNLSWLKQEAGNGKKDFQKYFSLARMASETLAALGIA from the coding sequence ATGAGTAGTCGTACTGTACTTCTTATAAGTTCTAATTCTAGTGAGCGAGGTGGGGGAGAGCGTTACTTAGTCTACTTAAATCAAGGTTTACGCTTGTTGAACTATGAAGTACATGTGTTACTTTCTACAGTTAGTTATATGGATAATTGGGCTAGTTTATTAGCCACAGAAAAAGCTCATGTACACCGCATAAATCTTACAGGATTGCGTTCTCGACCATTGCGATTTATGCAATCAATTTTAGATAAAAATCAACAATTGAAATTAGCTCAATTATGTAAACAAATTTCCCCTGATGCCATTCTGATTAACCAGCAATACGATGAAGATGGATTAGATTATATTGCTGGTGCTTTAATGGCAAATGTTGCTCCTGTGGGGGGCACAATGCATATGCCAATGACAGGTAACAAACATCAAAGACCTTTGGGCAAATTGCGAGGTCAATTACTACGTCAATGGTATAAAAAACACCCATACTCTTTAATTCTTGTTTCCCAAGGTAGCCAAAAAGAATTTGAAAATTACTATAGCTATCCACGTCCTACAAAGATAGTTAATTATGGATGCCCTTTTCCGGAAATTACTGCATCTCATCCACCGCTTCCTAGTAGTTGGGTGGAACCATTACCAATAATTGGCTTCTCTGGTCAATTTGTTTACCAAAAAAATCTCTCATTATTGTTAAATGCATGGTTATATACCATAAAACAGGGAGTTAAAAGCCGATTGTTACTTATAGGCGATGGGCCAGAAAGAAATAATTTAGAACAATATTTGCGTAATCATGCTCCTGAAAATACATGGCACATCACAGGCTGGCAGCAACATCCAGAGGCATACTTATCTGTATTAGATATTTACACCATGACCAGCCATTTTGAAGGTTTACCTCTAGCACTGCTAGAAGCGGCGGGTCGGGGAGTACCTACTGTAGTTACCAATTTTAATGGCGCTGTGGATGTTGCTGAACGTGCTTCATGGGTAAGTATTGCGACTAATCCTAATCCTGAATCAGTAGGTCAAGCATTAATTAAGTCAATTAATAATCTTTCCTGGCTCAAGCAAGAAGCCGGAAATGGAAAAAAAGATTTCCAGAAATATTTTTCTTTAGCAAGAATGGCAAGTGAAACCCTAGCTGCACTTGGGATAGCT